The proteins below are encoded in one region of Sulfolobus islandicus Y.N.15.51:
- a CDS encoding DUF3211 domain-containing protein, which translates to MEITFPTQHDIQALAKILSDPIFTLYKILGAETVSVKGNEFDALISLGVTSLILHGTVYVGNNKVSYKFYSVGTQKGEGGVLEFDLFKEGEIRLIVEFEGRFASFIKFSLRRKIEKNIKRFDEEVRLERIKRKI; encoded by the coding sequence ATGGAAATCACGTTCCCTACACAGCATGATATACAAGCTTTAGCAAAAATTCTGTCAGATCCTATTTTTACGTTATACAAGATATTAGGAGCTGAAACAGTATCTGTAAAGGGTAATGAATTTGATGCCTTGATATCGTTAGGAGTTACATCATTAATTCTACACGGTACGGTCTATGTAGGGAATAATAAGGTGTCTTATAAGTTTTATAGTGTGGGAACACAAAAGGGAGAAGGTGGAGTTTTAGAATTTGACTTATTTAAAGAGGGTGAGATTAGACTAATAGTAGAATTTGAAGGTAGATTTGCTTCTTTTATTAAATTCTCACTAAGAAGAAAAATTGAGAAAAATATCAAAAGATTTGACGAGGAAGTAAGGTTAGAAAGAATTAAGAGAAAGATCTGA
- a CDS encoding 4-hydroxyphenylacetate 3-hydroxylase family protein produces MRSKEDFLKSLKDGRNLYYRGKLVEDITTHQILKTAALHAAKLYEYADRVYEDNKMGKMSKFFKVPWTSQDLLDRHKLIYDLTMYCNGVFNISQAIGSDAIFALMITAKQVDRKYGTDYSKRVEKYFERVAKEDLTLATAQTDVKGDRSKRPSEQVDPDMYVRVVDVKSDGIVVRGAKAHTTQSAVSDEIIVIPTRVMRDSDKDYAVAFAVPANTKGLKMYIRPIDEIEGNSSSVLSRKDYELETLTVFNDVFVPWDRVFLFKEYDYAGTLAMLFATFHRFTALSYRSATMNLYLGASKVASQVNGIENEKHVRDDIVDIILYKEIMRSSAIAAAVYPVNMEGIAVPNPLFTNVGKLYSNMHFHDVVRDLIDIAGGIIATMPSQEDLESDEGKNIVKYLRGSVDGEERAKVLKLAKELGASTFTGYLLTGMIHAEGSMEASKIELFRSYNFKEAENLVKRVLS; encoded by the coding sequence ATGAGATCAAAAGAAGATTTCCTAAAGTCCTTAAAAGATGGAAGAAATTTGTATTATAGGGGGAAGTTAGTAGAAGATATAACAACACATCAGATCTTAAAGACAGCCGCATTGCACGCAGCTAAGTTATATGAATACGCTGATAGAGTCTATGAGGATAATAAAATGGGAAAAATGAGCAAGTTCTTTAAGGTACCTTGGACATCTCAAGATTTGCTAGATAGACATAAACTAATTTACGATTTAACGATGTATTGTAATGGGGTATTTAACATTTCACAAGCAATAGGAAGTGATGCGATCTTTGCCCTTATGATCACGGCAAAACAAGTTGATAGAAAATACGGAACTGATTACTCAAAACGTGTTGAAAAATATTTTGAGAGAGTTGCTAAAGAAGATTTAACGTTAGCCACTGCCCAGACTGACGTTAAGGGAGATCGAAGTAAGAGGCCTTCTGAACAAGTTGATCCAGATATGTATGTTAGAGTAGTTGATGTGAAAAGCGATGGAATAGTTGTTAGAGGAGCAAAGGCTCATACAACTCAATCTGCGGTATCTGATGAGATTATTGTCATACCAACCAGAGTAATGAGGGATAGCGATAAAGATTACGCAGTAGCCTTTGCGGTTCCAGCTAATACTAAAGGTTTGAAGATGTATATTAGACCAATTGATGAAATTGAGGGCAATTCCTCCTCAGTACTCAGTAGAAAAGATTATGAGCTAGAAACATTAACCGTCTTCAACGACGTTTTCGTTCCTTGGGATAGGGTATTTTTATTTAAGGAATACGACTACGCTGGAACATTGGCTATGCTATTTGCAACCTTCCATAGGTTTACTGCATTATCGTATAGGTCAGCGACCATGAATCTATATTTGGGAGCATCTAAAGTGGCATCTCAAGTAAATGGCATTGAGAATGAAAAGCATGTGAGAGATGATATAGTTGATATAATTCTCTACAAGGAAATTATGAGGAGTAGCGCGATAGCTGCGGCTGTGTATCCAGTAAACATGGAGGGTATAGCTGTGCCCAACCCGCTTTTTACTAATGTTGGTAAATTATACTCCAATATGCATTTCCATGATGTTGTAAGAGATTTAATTGACATTGCTGGGGGGATAATAGCTACTATGCCCTCTCAAGAAGATTTGGAAAGTGATGAAGGAAAGAATATTGTTAAATATTTAAGGGGCTCAGTTGATGGAGAGGAAAGAGCAAAAGTGTTAAAACTAGCTAAGGAATTAGGGGCTAGTACGTTTACTGGCTATTTGCTAACTGGTATGATACATGCGGAAGGTTCTATGGAAGCTAGCAAAATAGAGCTATTCAGAAGTTATAATTTTAAGGAGGCCGAGAACTTAGTTAAAAGGGTATTAAGCTAG